A part of Tachysurus vachellii isolate PV-2020 chromosome 4, HZAU_Pvac_v1, whole genome shotgun sequence genomic DNA contains:
- the inka1b gene encoding PAK4-inhibitor inka2: MLCVRNSGDCFRDQMRYMIRSMQDLKQLREPGEPSKRSYAVTRACHRRAKQREHLARLRISQSSDGSTYDSACCLASPLEEEQDEEDTVGHLPQGSPCSEKSVDFDSGYSEASWQDEGVVLRRTRNVRVSSSACVRTNRIRPKSTSDACLERWTSFEASEPEDWTASLLTRGRNRQPLVLGDNSFADLIKNWMDLPECPDVTDVKPNSSSKLAKDFLVNVRRKLAIMSKGIDGRGKSAEPCTKRMSCPVGFQIPKPFFHQSHTGLHQLETDFYQFSALMKSGSRQPIICNDIIGYI; encoded by the exons ATG TTGTGTGTGCGGAATTCGGGTGACTGCTTCAGGGACCAGATGCGGTACATGATCCGCTCGATGCAGGACCTGAAGCAGCTGCGGGAGCCTGGTGAACCCAGCAAGCGCTCTTACGCAGTGACACGCGCTTGCCATCGGAGAGCGAAACAGCGGGAACACCTGGCCCGACTGCGGATCTCTCAGTCCAGCGATGGCAGCACTTATGACTCAGCTTGCTGTCTGGCGAGTCCACTGGAGGAAGAACAGGACGAGGAAGATACAGTTGGTCATCTGCCTCAGGGTTCACCATGTAGTGAGAAGAGCGTGGACTTCGATTCAGGATATTCAGAGGCATCCTGGCAAGATGAGGGTGTGGTTCTGCGCCGCACAAGGAACGTACGGGTTTCATCCTCTGCCTGTGTCCGCACTAACCGCATTCGGCCCAAATCGACCTCGGATGCATGCCTGGAACGCTGGACCTCATTTGAGGCCAGTGAACCCGAGGACTGGACCGCATCCCTTTTGACTAGAGGCCGCAACAGGCAGCCTCTCGTGCTGGGAGACAACAGCTTTGCCGACCTCATTAAAAACTGGATGGACCTTCCCGAATGTCCTGACGTCACTGATGTAAAACCAAACTCAAGCAGCAAACTAGCCAAAGACTTTCTGGTTAACGTGAGACGGAAACTAGCCATCATGTCTAAGGGAATAGATGGACGAGGAAAGTCTGCTGAGCCTTGCACAAAGCGGATGTCATGTCCTGTAGGGTTTCAGATTCCAAAGCCTTTCTTTCACCAGTCACACACTGGACTGCACCAGTTGGAAACAGACTTTTACCAGTTCAGTGCCCTCATGAAGAGTGGGAGCAGACAGCCTATTATATGCAATGACATTATTGGCTATATCTAA